The sequence below is a genomic window from Streptomyces sp. NBC_00289.
GGCCGCCGCCCGGTCCAACCCCTCCGTGACGGCGCCCAGTTCGTCGACCCGCACCGGCAGCACGGTCCCGCCGCCCCGGCGCACCACCTCCCGGTGGAAGGGCAGCCCCGGATCCTCCATGGCGATGCCGGCACCGTCCAGGACGCGCGTGAGCAGCGACAGACCCTGGACGTACCCGGAGGTGATCACGATCCGCTCCGGCGGCGCGACCACTCCGCGGGCCCGGCCCAGGTACCCCGACAGCGCCGTACGCAGTTCGATCCGGCCGCGCGGGTCGCCGTAGTCGTACGCCAGTGAGGGTGCCGTCGCGATGGCGCGGCGCAGCGCCCGCAGCCACGCGGCGGCCGGGAACGTCCCGACGTCCGGGCTGCCCGGCCGCAGATCGAGGCGGGGCACGCGCGCGCGTGCGGCCGATCCCGGCGCCCGGGCGTCGAGGGACGGCAGCGAGGCGACCTCGGTACCCGAGCCCTGCCGGGCCGTGAGGTATCCCTCGGCGACCAGTTGGTCGTACGCCGCCTTCGCGGTCCCCCGGGAGATGCCGAGCTCGGTCGCCAGCCGCCGGGTCGCCGGCAACCGGGTCCCCGGTGTCAGCCGCCCGTCCCGCACGGCTTCGCGCAGTGCCCGTTCGAGCCCGGCCCGGCGTCCGTCCGCCGCGTCCGGCTCCAGATGCAGATCGACACCGACACCCGACCAGAAGTCGTCCACGAACCCCCCACATGAGTACCGCGCCCCCTCGGGGCGCGGAGCCGTACCGACCGCGGTCCCGCCGCACTGACGCGACCGGCCACCGAGTACCCGCGGACGCCCCACCGCCCACCCGCGAGTGACGAGCAAGCCACCCGCGGACGTGCGACCGACCGACCGTCGGCAGACGAATGGCCGGGCACTCACCAGTACCCGGCCACTCGGTCGTGCGTCAGCTCTTCAGCGCGGCCATCCAGGACTCGACCTCGGCCGACCGCCGGGGCAGGCCGTCGGACAGGTTCCGATTGCCGTCCTCGGTCAC
It includes:
- a CDS encoding PLP-dependent aminotransferase family protein, producing MDDFWSGVGVDLHLEPDAADGRRAGLERALREAVRDGRLTPGTRLPATRRLATELGISRGTAKAAYDQLVAEGYLTARQGSGTEVASLPSLDARAPGSAARARVPRLDLRPGSPDVGTFPAAAWLRALRRAIATAPSLAYDYGDPRGRIELRTALSGYLGRARGVVAPPERIVITSGYVQGLSLLTRVLDGAGIAMEDPGLPFHREVVRRGGGTVLPVRVDELGAVTEGLDRAAAVVLTPAHQYPTGVTLHPERRRALTDWARARGGLIVEDDYDGEFRYDRQPVGALQGMAPGQVAYLGTASKTLGPALRLGWMVLPPHLVDAVADAKLHSDHHTETIGQLALAELIDSHAYDRHVRACRLRYRRRRDQLLYRLGPRRPVRGIAAGLHALVEVADETAVLARAEEEGLAVGHLGDHWHAPGGAGRPQGLVVGYGTPRERMFPEALDVLVKVLECG